AGGAGGTAAAGCTCAGTTTGGTGGTCAGCGTTTCGGTGAGATGGAGGTTTGGGCTCTTGAGGCTTTTGGTGCATCACATGTATTGCGTGAGATTCTTACACTGAAATCTGATGATGTATTGGGTCGTGCCAAGGCTTATGAAGCTATCGTTAAGGGTGAAAACCTTCCGAAAGCAAGTATCCCTGAGTCGTTCAACGTGTTGGTGCATGAACTAAGAGGTCTTGCATTGGAAATCACTCTTAATTAAGTAAAATATCATTTTCATAAAAAAGAATTAGAAAATGTCATTAAAGAAAAATAAAAAGCTAAACAGCGATTTTGATAGCATAACCATTAGTCTTGCCTCTCCAGAGTCAATTCTGGAAGGATCTTATGGTGAAGTTACTCAACCCGAAACTATTAACTACAGAACCTACAAGCCTGAAATGGGCGGTCTGTTCTGTGAGCGTATTTTCGGGCCGGTTAAAGACTGGGAATGTCACTGTGGAAAATACAAAAGAATTCGTTACAAGGGTATCATTTGTGACCGTTGTGGTGTAGAAGTGACCGAGAAAAAAGTACGTCGCGAGCGTATGGGTCACATCGAATTGGTTGTGCCGGTGGCTCACATCTGGTATTTCCGTTCTTTGCCAAACAAAATAGGATACCTATTGGGTCTTTCTTCTAAAAAACTAGATCAGGTTATCTACTATGAAAGATATGTAGTAGTTCAGGCCGGTATCAAAGAGGAAGATGGCATCTCTCAAATGGACTTCCTTACTGAAGAAGAGTACTTGGATATCCTTGACAAATTGCCAAGAGAAAACCAATTACTTCCTGATGAGGATCCTCAGAAATTCATCGCCAAGATGGGTGCTGAGTCACTTTACATGTTATTGTCAAGAATCAAGTTGGATGAATTGTCGTATGAACTACGTCACCAGGCCGCTACAGATACTTCTCAGCAACGTAAAGCAGAAGCCTTGAAGCGTCTGAAAGTAGTAGAATCATTCCGTGATTCAAGAAATCGTATTGAAAATCGCCCGGAATGGATGGTTATTCGTATGGTTCCGGTTATTCCGCCTGAATTGCGTCCTTTGGTGCCATTAGATGGTGGTCGTTTTGCAACTTCTGACTTAAATGATCTTTACCGTAGAGTAATTATCAGAAACAACCGTCTGAAAAGATTGCTTGAAATCAAAGCTCCGGAAGTAATCCTGCGTAACGAAAAACGTATGCTTCAGGAAGCCGTTGATTCACTTTTTGATAACTCAAGAAAAGTTAACGCAGTAAGATCAGATGGTAACCGTGCCTTGAAATCTCTTTCAGATATGTTGAAAGGTAAACAGGGTCGTTTCCGTCAAAACCTCTTGGGTAAAAGGGTGGATTACTCAGGTCGTTCGGTTATCGTAGTAGGACCAGAAATGAAACTTCATGAGTGTGGTCTTCCTAAAGATATGGCAGCCGAGTTATTCAAGCCGTTTATTATCAGGAAATTGATAGAAAGAGGTATCGTAAAAACTGTTAAATCTGCCAAGAAAATCGTGGACAGAAAAGACGCAGTTATTTGGGATATCCTCGAAAACGTTTTGAAAGGACACCCTGTATTGCTTAACCGTGCTCCTACTTTGCACCGTTTAGGTATTCAGGCATTCCAGCCAAAATTAGTCGAAGGAAAGGCAATTCAATTACACCCACTGGTTTGTACAGCCTTCAACGCTGACTTTGACGGTGACCAGATGGCCGTCCACGTGCCGCTTGGTCAGGAAGCCATCATGGAGGCTTCTGTATTGATGCTTTCTTCGCACAATATCCTTAACCCTGCCAATGGTGCACCTATCACCGTACCTTCTCAGGACATGGTTTTAGGTCTTTATTATGTAACCAAAGGTAAAAAATCAACACCTGAGGAGCCAATTATAGGAGAAGGAAAAACTTTCTATTCTGCCGAAGAAGTTGTGATTGCTATCAATGAAGGTCTTCTTTCAAAACATGCTTTCATAAAAGTGAAAGTTACCATTAAAAACGAAAAAGGAGAATTAGAAGAAAAAATAATTGATACTGTTGCCGGTCGTGTATTGTTCAATCAGTTCGTTCCTGAAAAAGTGGGATATATTGATGAACTTTTGACCAAGAAAAAACTACAGGTAATTATTGGGAAAGTTTTCAAAGAAGTATCTTTTGCCCGTACTGCCCAGTTTTTGGATGATATCAAAGAATTAGGTTTCCAATCTGCCTTTAAAGGTGGTTTATCCATCGGTTTGGGTGATATCATGATTCCTGAGGAAAAACAATCATTGATTGAAAATGCAAGGGTCGAGGTAGAAGAAGTACAAAGTAACTATATGTTTGGTATCATCACTGAGCGTGAGCGTTATAACCAAATCATCGATATCTGGACACGTGTTAATACACGTTTAAGAGAAACTTTACTTCGTCAGCTGGAAAATGATCGTCAGGGCTTTAACCCTGTATATATGATGATGCACTCTGGTGCCCGTGGTTCTCAGGAGCAGATTCGTCAGTTAGGTGGTATGAGGGGTCTTATGGCCAAACCTCAGAAAAACATCGCCGGTTCTGTAGGTGAAATCATCGAGAACCCGATTCTTTCCAACTTCAAAGAAGGTCTTGACGTACTTGAGTACTTTATCTCTACTCACGGTGCTCGTAAAGGTCTTGCCGATACAGCCCTAAAAACAGCCGATGCCGGTTATCTGACTCGTCGTCTTCATGATGTAGCTCAGGACGTGGTTGTTAATGAGGTGGATTGCGGTACCTTGAGAGGTATCAACGTATCAGCTCTGAAAGAAAATGATGACATCATTGAGCCACTTTCTGAAAGGATTTTGGGTCGTACATCAGTTCATGATATTATCGATCCTTTGACTAAAGAATTGATTTTGGTAGCAGGCGAGGAAATTACTGAAGAAATAGCCGAAAGAATCGACGAAACCGCTATCGAAACCATTGAGATTCGTTCAGCTCTTACTTGCGAAACTAAAGTAGGTATTTGTGCAAAATGTTACGGACGTAACCTTGCTTCTGGTCGAATGGTGGATGCCGGTGAAGCTGTGGGTGTAATTGCCTCTCAGTCAATCGGTGAGCCGGGTACTCAGTTGACACTTCGTACATTCCACACCGGTGGTACTGCCATGAACGTGTCTGTTGAAGCCAATTTGAAAGCCAAATTTGCAGGTAAAATTGACTTTGAAGAAATCAGAACAGTAGAATCTCTTGATAAAGAAGGAAATCCAGCTACAATCGTAATCGGTCGTAGAGGTGAAATCAGAATTATCGACGAGGCCACCAAACAAATCCTGATTTCGAATATCGTACCTTATGGTTCGACTATTCAGGTAAAAGATGGTCAGAAAATCACCAAAGGTGAGCCTATCTGTCACTGGGATCAGTTCAATGCCGTAATCCTAACAGAGTTTGACGGAGTGGTTGAATACGATTCAATTGAAGAAGGTATTACTTTCCGTGAAGAAGCCGATGAGCAAACCGGTTTCCGCGATAAAGTAATCACGGACTCTAAAGACAGAGCCAAAAACCCTTCAATTATTGTAAAAACCGGTGACGAAACCAAGGAATATAACCTTCCGGTTAATGCTCGTTTGATGGTTGAAGATGGTCAGCAAATCAAAGCAGGTCAGATTTTAGCCAAAATACCAAGAGCTATCAACATGAACCGCGATATTACCGGTGGTCTTCCAAGGGTAACCGAGCTTTTTGAAGCCCGTAACCCATCGAACCCTGCAGTAGTATCTGAAATCGACGGTGTTGTGTCTTATGGAACCATCAAGCGTGGTAATCGTGAGATCTTTGTAGAGGCCAAAGATGGTACCAAAATGAAATACATGGTATCACTTTCTAAACTTATCCTTGTACAGGAAGGTGACTATATCCGTGCGGGTGAGCCACTTTCTGACGGTGCCATTACGCCTGCCGATATACTTCGTATCAAAGGACCAACCGCCGTACAGGAATACTTGGTTGATGAAACCCAGGCCGTATATCGTCAGCAGGGTGTGAAAATCTCTGACAAGCATATCGAGGTGATAGTACGCCAGATGATGCAGAAAGTTGACGTATTGGATGCCGGTGACACCATGTTCCTTGAGATGCAGGCCGTAGATAAGTGGACATTCCGCGAAGAAAACGACCGTATCATTGACAAGAAAGTGGTAATGGATTCCGGTGCTTCTGAAAACTTCAAGCCTGGTCAGATTATCACCAACCGTGAGTTTAGAGACGAAAACGGTCGTCTGAAACGTGAAGACAAGAAACTTATGACCGTGCGTGATGCACAGCCTGCGGTTTCTCAGGTAATCCTTCAGGGTATTACCACGGCTTCATTGGGTACTGAGTCGTTTATCTCGGCAGCATCGTTCCAGGAAACTACCAAGGTACTTTCTGAAGCAGCCGTAAAAGGTAAGCGTGACGACCTGGCCGGTCTGAAAGAAAACGTAATAGTAGGTCACCTGATCCCTGCTGGTACCGGAAAACGCACCTATCAAAACATACAGGTAAATACTGTAGAAGAGATAGAAGCCGCTCAGGCCCGCAGATTGGCAGAGCCTCGCAGAAGAGAATACGTAGATTAATTTCTAAAATCTCTTATATCAAAAATCCCCTTCTGGCTATGCTGGAAGGGGATTTTTTATTTTTAAAAAAATAATTAAACAACCAATTTTTACTTTAAGGGAGGCAGAATCGTAAATTTTTTTTTCACAGTCTTTAGGTTGATTTTTCTTTCTAATGGTTTATCCAAAATATCAATGTAACCGTATTCGGGATTATACTTTGAATCATTTTTATCTAAAATAAAACAATCGGAATGGTCAAATATGCAATCATTGATTTGTATGGTTTTAGAAATTCGGAAGGACTCCCATTCAATACATATGGTTGATTTATATGGCGTTATTTTCTGATTTGAGTTTTCT
The sequence above is a segment of the Cytophagaceae bacterium genome. Coding sequences within it:
- the rpoC gene encoding DNA-directed RNA polymerase subunit beta', producing the protein MSLKKNKKLNSDFDSITISLASPESILEGSYGEVTQPETINYRTYKPEMGGLFCERIFGPVKDWECHCGKYKRIRYKGIICDRCGVEVTEKKVRRERMGHIELVVPVAHIWYFRSLPNKIGYLLGLSSKKLDQVIYYERYVVVQAGIKEEDGISQMDFLTEEEYLDILDKLPRENQLLPDEDPQKFIAKMGAESLYMLLSRIKLDELSYELRHQAATDTSQQRKAEALKRLKVVESFRDSRNRIENRPEWMVIRMVPVIPPELRPLVPLDGGRFATSDLNDLYRRVIIRNNRLKRLLEIKAPEVILRNEKRMLQEAVDSLFDNSRKVNAVRSDGNRALKSLSDMLKGKQGRFRQNLLGKRVDYSGRSVIVVGPEMKLHECGLPKDMAAELFKPFIIRKLIERGIVKTVKSAKKIVDRKDAVIWDILENVLKGHPVLLNRAPTLHRLGIQAFQPKLVEGKAIQLHPLVCTAFNADFDGDQMAVHVPLGQEAIMEASVLMLSSHNILNPANGAPITVPSQDMVLGLYYVTKGKKSTPEEPIIGEGKTFYSAEEVVIAINEGLLSKHAFIKVKVTIKNEKGELEEKIIDTVAGRVLFNQFVPEKVGYIDELLTKKKLQVIIGKVFKEVSFARTAQFLDDIKELGFQSAFKGGLSIGLGDIMIPEEKQSLIENARVEVEEVQSNYMFGIITERERYNQIIDIWTRVNTRLRETLLRQLENDRQGFNPVYMMMHSGARGSQEQIRQLGGMRGLMAKPQKNIAGSVGEIIENPILSNFKEGLDVLEYFISTHGARKGLADTALKTADAGYLTRRLHDVAQDVVVNEVDCGTLRGINVSALKENDDIIEPLSERILGRTSVHDIIDPLTKELILVAGEEITEEIAERIDETAIETIEIRSALTCETKVGICAKCYGRNLASGRMVDAGEAVGVIASQSIGEPGTQLTLRTFHTGGTAMNVSVEANLKAKFAGKIDFEEIRTVESLDKEGNPATIVIGRRGEIRIIDEATKQILISNIVPYGSTIQVKDGQKITKGEPICHWDQFNAVILTEFDGVVEYDSIEEGITFREEADEQTGFRDKVITDSKDRAKNPSIIVKTGDETKEYNLPVNARLMVEDGQQIKAGQILAKIPRAINMNRDITGGLPRVTELFEARNPSNPAVVSEIDGVVSYGTIKRGNREIFVEAKDGTKMKYMVSLSKLILVQEGDYIRAGEPLSDGAITPADILRIKGPTAVQEYLVDETQAVYRQQGVKISDKHIEVIVRQMMQKVDVLDAGDTMFLEMQAVDKWTFREENDRIIDKKVVMDSGASENFKPGQIITNREFRDENGRLKREDKKLMTVRDAQPAVSQVILQGITTASLGTESFISAASFQETTKVLSEAAVKGKRDDLAGLKENVIVGHLIPAGTGKRTYQNIQVNTVEEIEAAQARRLAEPRRREYVD